In Streptomyces capitiformicae, one genomic interval encodes:
- the tmk gene encoding dTMP kinase, which produces MMRGEQPMAQTPAPDDALAADSRERAVRALLRQPQLKRLWSAQLVGGVGDVLALFVLVLLVFQTAIAEGAFGGGYRGVALTVAAVFGTRVLATLLFGAVLLGPLTSLTSQEGLLDRRWTMVGADGLRVLLLIVAPLWIDWTPDNALAVLLVTVFVAGVAERFWTVCRESAAPALLPTPPLEGATVRPLPDHMDALRRLSLRTGFVAVPFAAAVLVVASLLNNLLGAGIDWFGQHQAALASYVAAGLFAASLSVVTFLELPKTRTPRARSPLEGLRRPKTGTGVDKGRTGAIPILVLACGAVAGAVAAAVAVAVLHAKDLGGGPVMYGLLVVALTGGVVFGIRRASAVLPSLSRRRLLALAIAFTGIALLAAGLVPDVTSVVLIFGLAGVGAGIAANTGHTLLDQEAEDFRRARTTDHLHAVVRVFVALAALVAPLFAALIGPHRLESGKFVFAHGGAAFTLMLVGALLLPVAALLLAKVDDRSGVPLRHDLRDALLGGDDPVQAPAASGFFIAVEGGDGAGKSTQVEALAEWIRAKGHEVVVTREPGATPVGKRLRSILLDVSSAGLSHRAEALLYAADRAEHVDTVVRPALERGAVVISDRYIDSSVAYQGAGRDLSPTEIARISRWATDGLVPHLTVLLDVSPEAARERFTEAPDRLESEPVEFHERVRAGFLTLAAADAGRYLVVDAGQDPEAVTTVVRARLDVMLPLSEAEVKAQEEARRKAEEEARRKAEEEAVRKAEEERLERERQEELARLRAEEEERKRRELEEAQRREAERQAEEARQRAEEARRRAEEEQARLLAEEKARAEEEERRRVEEERRRQQAAEEQRLREEAEARRLEKQRKAEEALLRAEEARRVAAESAAAAETERVAQAERDAAAAAEAERVAEAERASGASRAGGAGGADEQATVPTPVVTPTNASGGPVDETAVLPPVRPVRPGGAEGADSETTAKLPWPPAPPVGAEEETAVLPPVPPGAADETAVLPPVRDDRVPPGFFRDERPGAGTEPRPDGAEDRTREIPQVDAEGAPRRRQRSDWAEETPLDDLPTLADELLGPHEDDDGGEGRRGWGRRRRG; this is translated from the coding sequence ATGATGCGAGGCGAGCAGCCGATGGCCCAGACTCCGGCCCCCGATGACGCCCTGGCCGCCGACTCCAGGGAGCGTGCGGTACGGGCGCTGTTGCGTCAGCCACAGCTCAAACGGCTGTGGAGCGCACAGCTCGTGGGTGGTGTCGGGGACGTCCTCGCGCTGTTCGTGCTGGTACTTCTCGTTTTTCAGACGGCGATCGCCGAGGGCGCCTTCGGGGGTGGGTACCGGGGCGTCGCCCTCACCGTGGCGGCCGTGTTCGGTACGCGCGTGCTCGCGACGCTGCTCTTCGGCGCCGTACTCCTCGGACCGCTCACCTCGCTGACGTCTCAGGAGGGGCTGCTCGACCGACGCTGGACCATGGTCGGTGCCGACGGGCTGCGGGTGCTGCTGCTGATCGTGGCGCCCCTGTGGATCGACTGGACGCCGGACAACGCGCTCGCGGTGCTCCTGGTGACCGTGTTCGTCGCCGGGGTCGCCGAGCGGTTCTGGACGGTCTGCCGGGAGAGCGCGGCGCCCGCGCTGCTGCCCACGCCGCCGCTGGAGGGCGCGACCGTACGTCCGCTGCCGGACCACATGGACGCGCTGCGGCGACTGTCCCTGCGTACCGGATTCGTGGCGGTGCCCTTCGCGGCCGCGGTGCTCGTCGTCGCGTCGCTGCTGAACAATCTGCTGGGCGCGGGCATCGACTGGTTCGGTCAGCATCAGGCGGCGCTCGCGTCGTACGTCGCCGCCGGGCTCTTCGCCGCCTCGCTGTCCGTGGTGACCTTCCTCGAACTGCCCAAGACGCGTACACCGCGCGCGCGGTCGCCGCTGGAGGGGCTGCGTCGGCCCAAGACCGGTACCGGTGTCGACAAGGGTCGTACGGGTGCGATTCCGATCCTGGTGCTCGCGTGTGGCGCTGTTGCCGGTGCCGTCGCTGCGGCCGTCGCCGTCGCCGTGCTGCACGCCAAGGACCTGGGCGGCGGGCCGGTGATGTACGGGCTGCTCGTCGTCGCGCTGACCGGTGGGGTCGTATTCGGGATCCGTCGGGCGTCGGCTGTGCTGCCCTCGCTGTCGCGACGTCGGCTGCTCGCGCTGGCGATCGCCTTCACGGGGATCGCGCTGCTCGCCGCCGGGCTCGTGCCGGATGTCACCAGTGTGGTGCTGATCTTCGGTCTTGCGGGTGTGGGCGCGGGCATCGCCGCGAACACCGGGCACACGCTGCTCGACCAGGAGGCCGAGGACTTCCGGCGGGCGCGGACGACCGATCATCTGCATGCCGTCGTACGGGTGTTTGTGGCGCTGGCGGCTCTGGTGGCGCCGCTCTTCGCCGCGCTGATCGGGCCGCACCGGCTCGAGAGCGGGAAGTTCGTCTTTGCGCACGGGGGCGCGGCGTTCACGTTGATGCTGGTGGGGGCGTTGCTGCTGCCGGTGGCCGCGCTGCTGCTCGCCAAGGTCGACGACCGGTCCGGGGTGCCGCTGCGGCATGACCTGCGGGACGCGTTGCTGGGCGGGGACGATCCGGTGCAGGCGCCGGCCGCGTCCGGGTTCTTCATCGCCGTGGAGGGCGGTGACGGTGCCGGGAAGTCCACCCAGGTCGAGGCGCTCGCCGAGTGGATCCGGGCCAAGGGGCACGAGGTCGTGGTCACGCGGGAGCCGGGGGCCACTCCGGTGGGGAAGCGGCTGCGGTCGATTCTGTTGGACGTCAGCAGTGCCGGGTTGTCGCATCGGGCCGAGGCGCTGCTTTACGCGGCTGATCGGGCCGAGCACGTGGATACGGTGGTTCGGCCTGCTTTGGAGCGGGGCGCTGTTGTCATTTCGGATCGGTACATCGATTCGTCCGTGGCTTATCAGGGGGCCGGGCGGGATCTCTCGCCGACTGAGATCGCTCGGATCTCGCGGTGGGCCACCGATGGGCTCGTGCCTCATCTGACTGTGCTGCTGGATGTTTCGCCGGAGGCCGCGCGGGAGCGGTTCACCGAGGCGCCGGATCGGTTGGAGTCGGAGCCGGTCGAGTTCCATGAGCGGGTGCGGGCCGGGTTCCTGACGTTGGCCGCGGCGGATGCCGGGCGGTATCTGGTGGTGGACGCCGGGCAGGATCCGGAGGCCGTGACGACCGTTGTCCGGGCTCGGCTGGATGTGATGCTGCCGCTGTCCGAGGCAGAGGTGAAGGCGCAGGAGGAAGCGCGGCGCAAGGCCGAGGAGGAAGCGCGGCGCAAGGCCGAGGAAGAGGCCGTGCGCAAGGCCGAGGAAGAGCGGCTGGAGCGTGAGCGCCAGGAGGAGCTCGCGCGGCTCCGTGCCGAGGAAGAGGAGCGCAAGCGGCGCGAGCTGGAGGAGGCTCAGCGGCGCGAGGCGGAGCGGCAGGCCGAGGAGGCCCGGCAGCGGGCGGAGGAGGCCCGTCGTCGTGCCGAGGAGGAGCAGGCGCGGCTCCTCGCCGAGGAGAAGGCCCGGGCCGAGGAGGAAGAGCGGCGGCGGGTCGAGGAGGAGCGTCGCCGTCAGCAGGCCGCGGAGGAGCAGCGGCTGCGGGAGGAGGCGGAGGCGCGGCGCCTCGAGAAGCAGCGGAAGGCCGAGGAGGCATTGCTTCGGGCCGAGGAGGCTCGGAGGGTTGCGGCCGAGAGCGCGGCTGCGGCTGAGACTGAGCGGGTGGCTCAGGCCGAGCGGGACGCTGCGGCTGCGGCTGAGGCCGAGAGGGTGGCTGAGGCTGAGCGGGCCTCGGGGGCTTCCCGGGCCGGTGGGGCCGGTGGGGCTGATGAGCAGGCGACTGTGCCTACGCCGGTTGTGACGCCGACGAACGCGTCTGGTGGACCGGTGGATGAGACGGCTGTGTTGCCGCCGGTGCGGCCGGTGCGGCCGGGTGGGGCAGAGGGGGCGGATTCGGAGACCACGGCGAAGTTGCCGTGGCCGCCGGCGCCGCCTGTGGGGGCGGAAGAGGAGACCGCGGTGTTGCCGCCGGTGCCTCCGGGGGCGGCTGACGAGACCGCCGTGCTTCCTCCTGTGCGTGACGATCGGGTGCCGCCGGGGTTCTTCCGGGATGAGCGGCCGGGGGCGGGGACGGAACCGAGGCCTGATGGGGCGGAGGATCGGACTCGGGAGATACCTCAGGTCGATGCGGAGGGGGCTCCTCGGCGTCGGCAGCGGTCCGACTGGGCCGAGGAGACGCCGCTGGACGATCTGCCGACGCTGGCGGATGAGCTGCTGGGGCCGCATGAGGACGACGACGGCGGTGAGGGGCGGCGGGGCTGGGGGCGGCGGCGCCGGGGCTGA
- the topA gene encoding type I DNA topoisomerase has product MSPTSETAKGGRRLVIVESPAKAKTIKGYLGPGYIVEASVGHIRDLPNGAAEVPEQYTGEVRRLGVDVEHDFQPVYVVNADKKAQVRKLKDLLKDSDELFLATDEDREGEAIAWHLQEVLKPKVPVKRMVFHEITKAAIQAAVANPRELNQKLVDAQETRRILDRLYGYEVSPVLWKKVMPRLSAGRVQSVATRLVVERERERIAFRSAEYWDLTGTFATGRAGDASDPSSLVARLQSVDGRRVAQGRDFDSLGQLKGANVLHLDEANARALAAALESTRFSVRSVESKPYRRSPYAPFRTTTLQQEASRKLGFGAKATMQIAQKLYENGFITYMRTDSTTLSDTAIAAARAQVTQLYGADYLPAQPRTYAGKVKNAQEAHEAIRPSGDRFRTPAETGLTGEQFKLYELIWKRTVASQMKDATGNSVTVKIGGTAADGRDAEFSASGKTITFHGFLKAYVEGADDPNAELDDRERRLPQVNEGDALSAEEITVDGHATKPPARYTEASLVKELEEREIGRPSTYASIIGTILDRGYVFKKGTALVPSFLSFAVVNLLEKHFGRLVDYDFTAKMEDDLDRIARGEAQAVPWLRRFYFGEAASDSDSVAGVANGSAAEAGNGDGDHLGGLKELVTDLGAIDAREVSSFPVGNDIVLRVGRYGPYIERGEKDTEQHQRADIPDDLAPDELSVELAEELLAKPSGDFELGADPVTGNQIVAKDGRYGPYVTEILPEGTPKTGKNAVKPRTASLFKSMSLDTVTLEDALKLMSLPRVVGADAEGQEITAQNGRYGPYLKKGTDSRSLQSEEQLFTITLEEALEIYSQPKQRGRAAAKPPLKELGADPVSGKPVVVKDGRFGPYVTDGETNATLRSGDSVEAITPERGFELLAEKRAKAPAKKTAKKAPAKKTATKAAAKKAAPAKKVAAKKTATSKTAAAKKAAPAKKVAAKKAVPDA; this is encoded by the coding sequence TTGTCCCCGACCAGCGAGACCGCGAAGGGCGGCCGCCGACTCGTCATCGTCGAGTCGCCTGCCAAGGCGAAGACGATCAAGGGCTATCTCGGCCCCGGCTACATCGTCGAGGCGAGCGTGGGGCACATCCGCGACCTTCCCAACGGCGCCGCGGAGGTGCCCGAGCAGTACACCGGCGAGGTGCGCCGCCTCGGCGTGGACGTCGAGCACGACTTCCAGCCCGTCTATGTGGTCAACGCGGACAAGAAGGCGCAGGTCAGGAAGCTCAAGGACCTGCTGAAGGACTCCGACGAGCTCTTCCTCGCCACCGATGAGGACCGCGAGGGCGAGGCCATCGCCTGGCACCTCCAGGAGGTCCTCAAGCCCAAGGTCCCGGTCAAGCGGATGGTCTTCCACGAGATCACCAAGGCCGCGATCCAGGCCGCCGTCGCCAACCCGCGCGAGCTGAACCAGAAGCTGGTCGACGCCCAGGAGACCCGTCGCATCCTCGACCGCCTCTATGGCTACGAGGTCTCGCCGGTCCTGTGGAAGAAGGTCATGCCGCGGCTGTCGGCGGGCCGTGTCCAGTCCGTCGCGACCCGGCTCGTGGTGGAGCGGGAGCGCGAGCGGATCGCGTTCCGTTCCGCCGAGTACTGGGACCTGACCGGCACCTTCGCGACCGGCCGCGCCGGTGACGCCTCCGACCCGTCGTCCCTGGTCGCGCGCCTGCAGTCCGTCGACGGCCGCCGTGTCGCCCAGGGCCGTGACTTCGACTCGCTCGGACAGCTCAAGGGCGCGAACGTCCTGCACCTGGACGAGGCGAACGCCCGCGCGCTGGCCGCCGCCCTGGAGAGCACGCGCTTCTCCGTCCGGTCCGTCGAGTCCAAGCCGTACCGCCGCTCGCCGTACGCCCCGTTCCGTACGACGACGCTCCAGCAGGAGGCCTCGCGGAAGCTGGGCTTCGGGGCCAAGGCGACCATGCAGATCGCGCAGAAGCTGTACGAGAACGGCTTCATCACGTACATGCGTACGGACTCCACGACGCTCAGCGACACCGCGATCGCCGCCGCCCGCGCCCAGGTCACGCAGCTGTACGGCGCCGACTATCTGCCGGCGCAGCCGCGTACGTACGCCGGGAAGGTCAAGAACGCGCAGGAGGCGCACGAGGCGATCCGACCCTCGGGCGATCGTTTCCGTACCCCGGCGGAGACAGGGCTGACCGGCGAGCAGTTCAAGCTGTACGAGCTGATCTGGAAGCGGACCGTCGCCTCCCAGATGAAGGACGCGACGGGTAACTCCGTCACGGTGAAGATCGGTGGCACGGCCGCCGACGGCCGGGACGCCGAGTTCAGCGCCTCAGGCAAGACGATCACCTTCCACGGCTTCCTCAAGGCCTACGTCGAGGGCGCCGACGACCCGAACGCCGAGCTCGACGACCGCGAGCGCCGGTTGCCGCAGGTCAACGAGGGTGACGCGCTCTCCGCCGAGGAGATCACGGTCGACGGGCACGCTACGAAGCCGCCCGCCCGCTACACCGAGGCGTCGCTGGTCAAGGAGCTGGAGGAGCGGGAGATCGGCCGTCCGTCGACGTACGCGTCGATCATCGGAACGATTCTCGACCGGGGCTATGTGTTCAAGAAGGGCACGGCTCTGGTGCCGTCCTTCCTGAGCTTCGCCGTGGTCAACCTGCTGGAGAAGCACTTCGGGCGGCTCGTCGACTACGACTTCACCGCCAAGATGGAGGACGACCTCGACCGCATCGCGCGGGGCGAGGCCCAGGCGGTGCCGTGGCTGCGCCGGTTCTACTTCGGTGAAGCTGCATCTGATAGCGACTCCGTCGCGGGCGTGGCGAACGGCAGCGCGGCCGAGGCGGGCAACGGCGACGGGGACCACCTTGGTGGTCTGAAGGAGCTGGTGACCGACCTGGGCGCGATCGACGCGCGCGAGGTCTCGTCGTTCCCCGTCGGCAACGACATCGTGCTGCGCGTCGGGCGCTACGGCCCCTACATCGAGCGCGGCGAGAAGGACACCGAGCAGCACCAGCGCGCGGACATCCCCGACGACCTCGCGCCGGACGAGCTGTCCGTCGAGCTGGCGGAGGAACTGCTGGCGAAGCCGAGCGGTGACTTCGAGCTGGGGGCCGACCCGGTCACCGGCAACCAGATCGTCGCCAAGGACGGGCGCTACGGTCCGTACGTCACGGAGATCCTGCCCGAGGGCACGCCGAAGACCGGCAAGAACGCGGTCAAGCCGCGGACGGCCTCGCTGTTCAAGTCGATGTCCCTGGACACGGTGACGCTCGAGGACGCCCTCAAGCTGATGTCGCTGCCGCGGGTCGTCGGCGCGGACGCCGAGGGGCAGGAGATCACCGCGCAGAACGGGCGGTACGGGCCGTATCTGAAGAAGGGCACGGACTCGCGTTCGCTGCAGTCCGAGGAGCAGCTCTTCACCATCACCCTCGAAGAGGCGCTGGAGATCTACTCCCAGCCCAAGCAGCGGGGGCGGGCCGCGGCCAAGCCGCCGCTCAAGGAACTGGGTGCCGACCCGGTCAGCGGGAAGCCGGTCGTGGTGAAGGACGGGCGCTTCGGGCCGTACGTCACCGACGGCGAGACCAATGCGACGCTGCGGTCCGGGGACAGCGTGGAGGCGATCACGCCGGAGCGTGGGTTCGAGCTGCTCGCCGAGAAGCGGGCGAAGGCGCCGGCCAAGAAGACCGCGAAGAAGGCGCCGGCGAAGAAGACGGCGACCAAGGCTGCGGCGAAGAAGGCAGCACCGGCGAAGAAGGTGGCCGCGAAGAAGACGGCGACTTCCAAGACGGCTGCGGCGAAGAAGGCCGCGCCGGCGAAGAAGGTGGCCGCCAAGAAGGCTGTGCCGGACGCCTGA
- a CDS encoding serine/threonine-protein kinase — protein sequence MGDTPEQGQGRVINGRYRLLRTLGVGGMGRVWLAYDEELACEVSMKEISLPDVPMDATEPVQRIARARSEARHAARLRGHPHVATVHDVVLHEGLPWIVMEYVPDAIDLQAVVRQRGPLSPEQVARIGLAVLDALTAGHRIGILHRDVKPANILLAADASGDPYARVLLTDYGIALQPESREPRLTATAGILGTPGYLAPERARGEPPTPAADMFSLGATLYAAVEGRGPFDRHGEYATLTALLGEEPTPPVRAGELAPVLHGLLIKDPVRRLSPEAVARGLERVADEGGAATPPGWGATPASAPEGFGPVAGTPGGHATAGPPQGYAAGAPPGYVAAAQAGNGGTPNTPHTPGAGYAPHTPGAPPTPNTPAGGPPTPGDPSPYGPWQQAQPRGPYDGYNPYGGGQSGSYGSVAGNQSGPYGGTVGNQSLPYSANPSTPYGGGGAAPPGSAGFPTITAGAPAPSGPKRKVPAAGIVAIVVAVLLVAGGGTWLTVNMIGDDNPPGPSPSESPEALASQPGSEYPYGKNAALRKPLEVGDCVKAVWTGTAFKSVPDLGVVDCDEDWPDGQVVAIETASDHEEARTSGAQRCANQADPMAEALPDADVYALVPTKAGFTTAKGGTACLVLGKHVPIGGEVGRLRDVGMNLWPTQMAIGDCWDYTTRDDEGYDAPLTDCAEAHTDQVVGSVQAPDSMTFQGALDEGGKLCTNRFESTWAPGADLIVSGWVTDKNEWEKGFNKVVCTVRNADASKTAGKISTPGSV from the coding sequence ATGGGGGATACGCCGGAGCAGGGCCAGGGAAGGGTCATCAACGGCCGGTATCGACTGCTGCGCACGCTCGGTGTGGGCGGCATGGGCCGGGTCTGGCTCGCGTACGACGAGGAGTTGGCCTGCGAGGTCTCGATGAAGGAGATCTCCCTGCCCGACGTCCCGATGGATGCGACCGAGCCCGTACAACGCATCGCCCGGGCCCGCAGCGAGGCCCGGCACGCCGCACGCCTGCGCGGTCATCCGCATGTGGCCACGGTCCACGACGTGGTGCTGCACGAGGGCCTGCCGTGGATCGTCATGGAGTACGTGCCGGACGCGATCGACCTCCAGGCGGTCGTACGGCAGCGGGGGCCGCTCTCGCCCGAGCAGGTCGCGCGGATCGGGCTCGCCGTCCTCGACGCGCTCACCGCCGGCCACCGGATCGGCATCCTCCACCGGGATGTGAAACCGGCCAACATCCTCCTCGCGGCCGACGCCTCGGGCGACCCGTACGCGCGTGTGCTGCTCACCGACTACGGCATCGCGCTCCAGCCGGAGTCCCGCGAACCCCGGCTCACCGCCACGGCCGGCATTCTCGGTACGCCCGGGTACCTGGCGCCCGAGCGGGCGCGGGGTGAGCCGCCGACCCCGGCCGCCGACATGTTCTCGCTCGGCGCCACGCTGTACGCGGCGGTCGAGGGCCGTGGCCCCTTCGACCGGCACGGCGAGTACGCGACACTCACGGCCCTGCTGGGCGAGGAGCCCACGCCCCCCGTCCGCGCCGGTGAACTGGCGCCCGTCCTGCACGGGTTGCTCATCAAGGACCCGGTGCGGCGGCTGTCGCCGGAGGCGGTGGCGCGCGGCCTGGAGCGGGTGGCGGACGAGGGCGGCGCCGCGACACCGCCGGGCTGGGGAGCCACCCCGGCGTCGGCGCCCGAGGGCTTCGGACCCGTTGCCGGTACCCCCGGCGGCCATGCGACCGCCGGCCCGCCCCAGGGTTACGCGGCGGGCGCACCGCCCGGCTATGTGGCCGCCGCGCAGGCAGGCAACGGGGGAACGCCGAACACACCGCACACGCCGGGCGCCGGGTACGCGCCGCACACACCCGGGGCGCCGCCGACGCCGAACACCCCGGCGGGAGGTCCGCCCACGCCGGGCGACCCGTCGCCGTACGGCCCTTGGCAGCAGGCGCAGCCCCGGGGCCCGTACGACGGCTACAACCCGTACGGGGGCGGCCAGTCCGGGTCGTACGGGAGCGTCGCCGGCAACCAGTCCGGGCCGTACGGCGGCACCGTGGGCAACCAGTCGCTGCCCTACTCGGCCAACCCGTCGACGCCCTACGGCGGTGGCGGCGCCGCTCCGCCGGGCAGCGCGGGGTTCCCGACCATCACGGCCGGTGCTCCGGCGCCCAGTGGGCCGAAGCGGAAGGTGCCGGCGGCCGGGATCGTCGCGATCGTCGTGGCCGTCCTGCTGGTGGCGGGCGGCGGGACCTGGCTGACGGTCAACATGATCGGTGACGACAACCCGCCAGGCCCATCGCCGTCCGAGAGCCCGGAGGCGCTCGCTTCGCAACCGGGCTCGGAATACCCCTACGGCAAGAACGCGGCCCTCAGGAAACCGCTGGAGGTGGGGGACTGCGTCAAGGCGGTCTGGACGGGGACGGCGTTCAAGTCGGTGCCCGACCTGGGCGTGGTGGACTGCGACGAGGACTGGCCGGACGGCCAGGTCGTGGCGATCGAGACGGCGTCCGACCACGAGGAGGCCCGCACCAGCGGCGCGCAGCGTTGCGCCAACCAGGCCGACCCGATGGCCGAGGCCCTGCCCGACGCGGACGTCTACGCACTCGTCCCGACGAAGGCGGGCTTCACCACGGCCAAGGGTGGTACGGCATGTCTCGTACTCGGCAAGCACGTCCCGATCGGCGGCGAGGTGGGCCGGCTCCGTGACGTGGGCATGAACCTGTGGCCCACCCAGATGGCCATAGGTGACTGCTGGGACTACACCACGAGGGACGACGAGGGGTACGACGCACCGCTGACCGACTGTGCCGAAGCGCACACCGACCAGGTGGTCGGATCGGTGCAGGCGCCCGACAGCATGACCTTCCAGGGCGCCCTCGACGAAGGCGGCAAGCTGTGCACCAACAGGTTCGAGTCGACTTGGGCGCCCGGGGCTGACCTGATCGTGTCGGGATGGGTGACCGACAAGAACGAGTGGGAGAAGGGCTTCAACAAGGTGGTGTGCACGGTGCGCAACGCCGACGCCTCGAAGACGGCCGGGAAGATATCCACGCCGGGCTCGGTCTGA
- a CDS encoding DUF7059 domain-containing protein, whose translation MSNSRLSSLPSTDRPEVTQRLREAFLGVDFTADGLLELLGASAYAALARSEVVPALRATRGETPLEALVRLFLLQQPVARARVDGVLPVDECVECGWLDQVGDGEVVATVDVRPYGGSAGEDWFIVSDLGCAVGGAGGIGSRDEGVVLGVGGASTTLAGITVRTPVEAALDLGTGSGIQALHALQHATRVTATDLNPRALHITALTLALSGVPAADLRQGSLFEPVGEDETYDLIVSNPPFVISPGARQTYRDGGMGGDDLCRSIVQGVGERLNEGGFAQFLANWQHVEGEDWQERLRSWVPRGCDAWIVQREVQDITQYAELWLRDAGDHRGDMAEYQARYDAWLDEFEARKVKAVGFGWITLRKSAAADAAPSITVEEWPHPVEQPLGETVRDHFSRIDYLRSNDDAALLAAHFRLTAEVVQEQVGLPGAEDPEHVVLRQNRGMRRAAKVDTVGAGFAGVCDGTLSAGRILDAIAQLVGEDPVALRDRTPLQIRLLVEQGFLEPAQ comes from the coding sequence GTGAGCAACTCCAGGCTGTCCTCCCTGCCCTCCACCGACCGTCCCGAAGTCACTCAGCGGCTTCGGGAGGCGTTTCTCGGTGTCGACTTCACCGCCGACGGGCTCCTCGAACTGCTCGGGGCGTCCGCGTACGCGGCGTTGGCCCGGAGTGAGGTCGTGCCGGCGCTCAGGGCTACGCGAGGGGAGACGCCGCTCGAGGCGCTCGTGCGGCTGTTTCTGTTGCAGCAACCGGTGGCACGCGCGCGCGTGGACGGCGTTTTGCCCGTGGACGAGTGCGTGGAGTGCGGGTGGCTGGATCAGGTCGGTGACGGCGAGGTCGTCGCCACCGTGGATGTGCGGCCGTACGGCGGGTCCGCCGGCGAGGACTGGTTCATCGTGTCCGACCTCGGGTGTGCCGTCGGCGGGGCCGGGGGGATCGGGAGCCGGGACGAAGGGGTTGTGCTCGGAGTGGGCGGGGCGTCCACCACGCTCGCCGGGATCACCGTGCGGACGCCGGTCGAGGCCGCCCTCGACCTCGGGACCGGCTCCGGGATCCAGGCGCTGCACGCCTTGCAGCACGCCACCCGGGTGACGGCGACCGACCTCAACCCGCGCGCGCTGCACATCACGGCGCTCACGCTGGCACTCTCCGGCGTGCCCGCCGCCGATCTGCGCCAGGGCTCGCTCTTCGAGCCGGTGGGGGAGGACGAGACGTACGACCTCATCGTGTCGAATCCGCCGTTCGTCATTTCTCCCGGTGCCCGGCAGACCTATCGCGACGGCGGGATGGGCGGGGACGATCTGTGCCGCTCGATCGTTCAAGGGGTGGGGGAGCGGCTGAACGAGGGCGGCTTCGCGCAGTTCCTCGCCAACTGGCAGCACGTGGAGGGGGAGGACTGGCAGGAGCGGCTCAGGTCGTGGGTGCCGCGTGGGTGCGACGCGTGGATCGTGCAGCGCGAGGTCCAGGACATCACGCAGTACGCGGAGTTGTGGCTGCGGGACGCGGGCGACCACCGGGGTGACATGGCCGAGTACCAGGCGCGGTACGACGCCTGGCTCGACGAGTTCGAGGCGCGGAAGGTGAAGGCTGTCGGGTTCGGCTGGATCACCCTGCGGAAGTCGGCCGCCGCGGACGCCGCGCCGTCGATAACCGTCGAGGAATGGCCGCATCCGGTCGAACAGCCGCTCGGCGAGACCGTACGGGACCACTTCTCGCGCATCGACTACCTGCGGTCCAACGACGACGCGGCGCTGCTCGCCGCGCACTTCCGGCTCACCGCCGAGGTCGTCCAGGAGCAGGTCGGGCTGCCCGGCGCCGAGGATCCCGAGCATGTGGTGCTGCGTCAGAACCGTGGCATGCGCCGGGCCGCGAAGGTGGACACGGTCGGTGCCGGATTCGCCGGTGTGTGCGACGGGACGCTCAGCGCGGGACGGATTCTGGACGCCATCGCCCAGCTCGTGGGCGAGGACCCGGTGGCGCTGCGCGACCGGACGCCGCTCCAGATCCGACTGCTGGTGGAACAGGGGTTCCTCGAACCGGCCCAGTGA
- a CDS encoding small secreted protein has translation MNKKLAAALSGGAVLVLALSGCSSDDTNDQLNSWAKKVCDSVQPQIKKIAAANASIQKETSDDSAPADVQKADSQGFQDISDAYKAMATAIQKAGAPDVEDGATKQKNAVTELNQLSAAYAELKKKSDALNTKDQAKFADGLEGVATELEKLSQTGSDALKELEKGEVGQAMAEQESCKSATVSGTASAPASAAKS, from the coding sequence GTGAACAAGAAGCTCGCGGCCGCACTGTCCGGCGGTGCGGTACTGGTACTGGCGCTGTCCGGCTGCAGCAGCGACGACACGAATGATCAGCTGAACTCCTGGGCCAAGAAGGTCTGCGACTCCGTGCAGCCGCAGATCAAGAAGATCGCGGCGGCCAACGCCTCGATCCAGAAGGAGACCTCGGACGACAGCGCACCGGCGGACGTGCAGAAGGCCGACTCCCAGGGCTTCCAGGACATCTCCGACGCCTACAAGGCGATGGCCACGGCCATCCAGAAGGCGGGAGCACCGGATGTCGAGGACGGTGCGACGAAGCAGAAGAACGCGGTGACCGAGCTGAATCAGCTGTCGGCCGCGTATGCCGAGCTGAAGAAGAAGTCGGACGCGCTGAACACGAAGGACCAGGCGAAGTTCGCGGACGGGCTCGAAGGGGTCGCGACGGAGCTGGAGAAGTTGAGCCAGACCGGGAGTGACGCGTTGAAGGAGCTGGAGAAGGGGGAGGTGGGGCAGGCGATGGCCGAGCAGGAGAGCTGCAAGTCGGCGACCGTGTCCGGCACCGCCTCGGCGCCGGCTTCCGCGGCGAAGAGCTGA